A segment of the uncultured Desulfobulbus sp. genome:
GGCATTGTCCGCATGTTCAGCAACACAGGCCATTATCATTCCGCCCAGGAGATGATGGTCGATCTGTCCCAGGACCTTCGCGCTGTGAAGCAGCTCATGGTCTATGAGCTGCGAACCGCTGGCTGCGACCCTCTCAACAAAGGTAGCTTCGGCTTTCAGGTGGATAGCGATGACCGCTATAACACCGATAGTAATTCAATCCACTTCACCACCGATATGGATAATGGCGATGGCGACGGGTATCTCGAACCCGACGGTGATGCCGATGATCCCAATGAAGAGATAACCTATTACCGTGATGACTGCGCGGGGAACGCCTTGGCTGCTGGGAACACGTCTGCCGGCTGTT
Coding sequences within it:
- a CDS encoding prepilin-type N-terminal cleavage/methylation domain-containing protein, whose translation is MKDTHGFTLVELLIAMVILGAVLTGIVRMFSNTGHYHSAQEMMVDLSQDLRAVKQLMVYELRTAGCDPLNKGSFGFQVDSDDRYNTDSNSIHFTTDMDNGDGDGYLEPDGDADDPNEEITYYRDDCAGNALAAGNTSAGCLKRRLGSSGTGQPMMTGVTNFEVHYYDQDGTELTGANLATLGKLEKIDTVRVIIQAQVEEPTKVSADARTQQLDFRVLIRNG